The window CCCTGGCCGTTACACTGGGGACAGGTCCGGGAGTCGCTGTCGGCCGGGTGGCCGCGGCCGTCGCAGTCGGGGCAGGTCTCGGGCCGGCGGACGTTCAGTTCCTTCTCGACGCCCTCGTAGGCCTCGTCGAGGTCGATGGTGAGCGAGGTCCGCAGGTCCTGGCCGCCCCGGCTGCGGCTCCCGCCGCCGCCGAAGAACTGGTCGAAGATGTCGCCCATGTCGCCGAACGGGCCCTGACCGCCGCCGAAGGGGTCGCCGCCGCCCGCGCGGCCGCCGCGCTGGCCGTTGCCGCCGACGCCGCCGCGCTTCTCGGCCTGCTGGAAGCGCTCGTGGCCCATCTGGTCGTACATCTGCCGCTTCTCGTCGTCGGTCAGCACCTCCTTGGCCTTCTTGACCTTCTTGAACTTCTCCTCGGCGTCCGGGTCGTCGGAGACGTCGGGGTGGTACTCGCGGGCCTTCTTCCGGTACGCCTCCTTGATGTCGTCCTCGTCGGCGTCCCGGGAGACCCCGAGCACGTCGTAGAAGTCCTCGCTCATTCGTTGCCAGTCCGTAGACGGTTGACCCACTTGAAAAGCCCGGGTCACGGACCTCTCGCCGACGGCGGACCGTCCCGCGCGGCCCGGCGTCCGGGCCGTGCCGACGCTTTATGTGACAGCCGGTCGAACCGCCATCCGATGAACCTCAGTGCGGCATTCGGCGTCGAACGCATCGCCGCCTGGCTCGTGACCATCGCGGCCGCGGCAGCGGCGGTCTACGTGGTCATGCTCGCCCTCGACCTGGTGCAGCCCGCTATGTAAAATATATTACATAACGGGCGTTCAGCGAATCTTTACCACCGAACGTGTCGTCCGGTAGCACATGGCAACGACAGAGGAGTACGAGCACGCGACGGCCCTCGAGGACCTCGCGGAGAGCGGCCGCGAGGTCGTCTCCGTCGGCGGGCACACCGTCGCGCTGTTTCACCACGAGGGCGAGGTGTACGCGGTCGACAACCGCTGTCCGCACATGGGCTTTCCCCTCTCCGAGGGGACCGTCGAGGACGGCCTGCTGACCTGCCACTGGCACCACGCCCGCTTCGAACTGGCCTGCGGGGACACCTTCGACGTGTGGGCCGACGACGTCCAGACGTTCCCGACGGAGGTCCGCGACGGCGACGTCTACGTCGACCCCGACCCCGAGCGAGACGTGCCGCCGGAGACCCACTGGCGGAACCGTCTGGTCGACGGCATGCAGGAGAACCTCTCGCTCGTGATCGCGAAGTCGGTGATCCACCTCGATAGTGTCGGCGAAGGATTCCACACGCCGCTGGAGACGGCCGTCACCTTCGGCACGAAGTACCGCGAGGACGGCTGGGGACGCGGCCTCACGACGCTCGGCGCGATGGCGAACCTCTACGACCGCGTCGACCACGACGAGAAGCTACGCGCGCTGTCCGTCGGTATCGGCGAGGTGGCCGACGACTGCGCCGGCGAGCCGCCCCGCCACCCCCAGTACGAACTCGGCAACGCCGACCTCTCGAAGGAGCGCCTGAAGTCGTGGTTCCGCGAGACCTGTGAAGTCCGCGACGAGGACGGCGCCGAACGTTGCATCCGGACCGCCGCGGCCGTCCTTCCACCGGAGGAGGTCGCCGAGATCGTCCTCGCCGGCGCGACGGACCACCTGTACGTGAACGCCGGCCACACCCTCGATTTCGCGAACAAGGCCTGCCAGACACTGGATCACCTCGGCTGGGCAGACGCGGCCGACGCCCTCGCCGCCGTCGTCCCGCAGATCACCGACGCGGCGCGGGCCGAGGAGACCTCCGCCTGGCGCCAGCCGGTCGACGTGGCCGAGCTGTGCCTGGACGCCCACGAGGCCCTCCCCGACCTCGTCGCCGCCGGCGAGGGGAGCGAGTGGACCCGGCCCGACGGCTTCGCGGACCGCCTGCTCGACGACGATCCCGAGGCCATCGTCGACGCCCTCCGGGACGCCGTCCGCGAGGGCGCGACCGCCGAGCAACTGACCGATGCAGTCGCCGACGCTGCGACGCGGCGGGTCGCGCAGTTCGCCACGAGCAACGAGTTCTCCGACTGGAACACGGTCCACCACACCTTCTCCTACGCGACGGCCGCCCACGCGATGGCCCGCCGGACGGACTGCGTCGAGGCCTACCGCCCCGCGTTCGACGGCGCGATGTCGGTGTACCTCGATCGGTTCCTGAACCAGCCCGCGGCGCCGATTCCGGACCCCGGCACCGCCGGCGACGACGACCGCGACCCCGCGGACCTCCGCGAGGCGCTGCTGTCCACCTTCGACGAGCACGGCCGGGTGAACGAGGCCGGACGCCTCGCCGCGGCCCACTTCGACGCCGGCGGCGACCCCGACGCGCTCGTCCGGACGCTCGCCCGCGGCCTCCTCCGGGAGGACGCCGGGTTCCACGAGCTACAGAGCCTGGAGGCCGCCGTCCAGCGACTCGAGGTGGCCGACGACGAGCGGGGGCGGCGGCTCCCGCTGATCGCGACGTCACGGTACCTCGCAGCGCACTTCCCGACTCGGCGAGAGCGCGAGCAGACCTTCACCATCGCCCGGCGGCTGTTCCGGGGTGAGCAGATACACGGCGAGGAGTGAGCGGAGGCGGAGAGAAAGCGCCGCGCGGCCTTACTGGTTCCAGGGGCCCTTGTCGTGGTCGAGGTGGCGGTCCTCGCGCTCGATGTCGTCGATCGTCGCGACGTCCTCGTCGTCGAGTTCGAGGTCGAGGCTCGCCCAGTTGTCCTCGATGTGCTCGCGGCTGGTCGCCTTCGGGATGGCGACGACGTTGTCCTTCTGCGTCAGCCACGCCAGGCTCACCTGCGCCTCGCTGACGCCGTGCTTCTCTGCGACCTCGCTCACCTCGGGGACGTCGAAGACGTCGCCCCGGGCCAGCGGCGAGTAGGCCACGAGGTAGTAGTCGTGCTCCTGGGCGTGCGCGACGAGTTCCTCCTGCTGCAGGAGCGGGTGCATCTCCACCTGGTTGGCGAACAGCGGCTCGTCGAGGACGTCCATCGCCGCCTCGACCTGCCGCGGCTCGAAGTTGGAGACGCCCACGTTGCGGGTGACCCCTTCGTCGACCAGGTCGTCGTAGGCAGGCAGCGTCTCCCCGGGCGCGTAGTCGCCCGTCGGCCAGTGGACGTACAGCAGGTCCAGGTAGTCGACGCCCAGCCGGTCCAGGCTGCCACGCGCCGTCTCGATCACGTCGTCGTAGGTCAGCCCGGTCGAGTCCGAGTGGACCTTCGTCGCCAGGAAGACGTCCTCGCGGTCGACGGCCGATCGCGCGAGGCCATCGCCGACGTGCTCCTCGTTGCCGTAGATCTCGGCCGTGTCCACGTGGCGATAGCCCAGGTCGAGCGCCGTCGCGACGGCGGACGCGCACGCTTCTGGATCCGTGTTCTGCCACGTGCCGATACCCAGCGGCGGCAGTTCAGTCATGGTCGAAGCAACGGAACACCCCACAATGGCTCTTGCGAACGGACCTCGGATCGGACGTCAGTCGGTGGGTGGCTGCCGACTGCGAGCCGACGCGGCCACCCGAGCACTCGCGATCGACCGACTCGGCGTCGGAGCGACCGCTCGTCAGGAGTGGTGCCTGTTCCCCGCCACTACGGTCGGCCGACTGCGGCCGATCAGCCCGGACCGCGGGGACGGCAGCCGTCTCAGGCGGACTCGGTACCGGCCGGCGACAGCAGCGCCGTCACGGCCGACGGGAGGTCGTCCACCGAGACGACGACCTTCTCCTCGGGGTCGTAGTGGAGGAGGTCTGCGGCTCCGAGCTTCGGCAGGTGGACGTGGTGCAGCGACGTGGCGACGTCGTCAGCGGCGTCCGAGGGGACCGCTGCGGCCTCGCAGTCCCGCTCCCGAGCAGCGACGCGACGGGCCGCCCGCTCGAGGTCACAGGGGCCCTTACTGACGACGCAGGCGAGCAGGGCCTGGCGGCGCTCGTGAGCCAGCGCCTCCAGCGTCGCGCGGTCGTCGTCGTCGGTCGCCGACACGATCCGCCGTGCGCTGCGCGCGGCCGGCCCGGACCGCGCGGCCACCCACCCCGAGGAGCGGTCGTACTCGAGGAC of the Halomicrobium salinisoli genome contains:
- a CDS encoding Rieske (2Fe-2S) protein; translation: MATTEEYEHATALEDLAESGREVVSVGGHTVALFHHEGEVYAVDNRCPHMGFPLSEGTVEDGLLTCHWHHARFELACGDTFDVWADDVQTFPTEVRDGDVYVDPDPERDVPPETHWRNRLVDGMQENLSLVIAKSVIHLDSVGEGFHTPLETAVTFGTKYREDGWGRGLTTLGAMANLYDRVDHDEKLRALSVGIGEVADDCAGEPPRHPQYELGNADLSKERLKSWFRETCEVRDEDGAERCIRTAAAVLPPEEVAEIVLAGATDHLYVNAGHTLDFANKACQTLDHLGWADAADALAAVVPQITDAARAEETSAWRQPVDVAELCLDAHEALPDLVAAGEGSEWTRPDGFADRLLDDDPEAIVDALRDAVREGATAEQLTDAVADAATRRVAQFATSNEFSDWNTVHHTFSYATAAHAMARRTDCVEAYRPAFDGAMSVYLDRFLNQPAAPIPDPGTAGDDDRDPADLREALLSTFDEHGRVNEAGRLAAAHFDAGGDPDALVRTLARGLLREDAGFHELQSLEAAVQRLEVADDERGRRLPLIATSRYLAAHFPTRREREQTFTIARRLFRGEQIHGEE
- a CDS encoding DUF7344 domain-containing protein, giving the protein MALKIEEPSQVDPELMQVLAPPRRRRIVSVLEDIDALSTESLAASVLADEATAAATIVTDDRRRRMHSSLVHADLPALDDAGVLEYDRSSGWVAARSGPAARSARRIVSATDDDDRATLEALAHERRQALLACVVSKGPCDLERAARRVAARERDCEAAAVPSDAADDVATSLHHVHLPKLGAADLLHYDPEEKVVVSVDDLPSAVTALLSPAGTESA
- a CDS encoding aldo/keto reductase gives rise to the protein MTELPPLGIGTWQNTDPEACASAVATALDLGYRHVDTAEIYGNEEHVGDGLARSAVDREDVFLATKVHSDSTGLTYDDVIETARGSLDRLGVDYLDLLYVHWPTGDYAPGETLPAYDDLVDEGVTRNVGVSNFEPRQVEAAMDVLDEPLFANQVEMHPLLQQEELVAHAQEHDYYLVAYSPLARGDVFDVPEVSEVAEKHGVSEAQVSLAWLTQKDNVVAIPKATSREHIEDNWASLDLELDDEDVATIDDIEREDRHLDHDKGPWNQ